Within Actinoplanes sp. L3-i22, the genomic segment GGCCACCAAGCAGCCGGGTCAGACCCTGGACAACTTCCTGACGACATCGGTCTTCGCCAATGCGGAATTGGAGACGGCCGCGCCGGATCCGGCGGATGTGGCCGGTTTCGACGCCTTCATGCGGCGGTATGTCGCCGCGCTGCCGATCGAGCAGGCCGCGGTAGAAAACAGCTGACCCTGGAGGCCGGCGGGGCATTTCCGGCTTCGCCGGCATTTCGCATTCTTTTATTACCTGTGTCCGCCGGGGTACAGATCGTCGCTCCCGCGGGGACCCTTGCGGGCTTCGCTGGCCGCTGGCGCGTCCATAACGCGAAGCCCTCCAGGGCGACGTCCGCGGATGGGCACGGTTTACCCCAAAACCCCCGCCGCCGCCTGCCGCCGCCTGCCGCCGCCTGCCGCCGCCCGCGCTGGCCGCCTGCCGCCCGCTGCCGCTGCCTGCCGCCCGCTGCGCCGCGGCCCGGGGCGCCGTGTGCCGAGCGCCACGACTTCGATAGAAACCGCAGGTCGCGGCCCATGCGCGGCACCTGACGGTTATCCACAGCAGCGCGCCGTCCACAGGCCGCCAGCTGCCGCCTGCACGATCTTGGAGTTCCTCGCCAAAATAGGGAAGTGGGCGGATTGCCCCCGGTGGGTGGGGCCATTTGCGGTTGGTGGTGGGCTTGGGCCGGCTTGCCAGGCGGCGTGATCGGTGGTTGCGGCAGGTGGGGCCGGATCCGGTTCGTGCTGGCTGATTTCCTGCCTGAGGTGAGGTGGTCATTTACTTGAGTGTGCCGATGGGAAATAGTTTCTATCGGGACTGTGGAGCTTGTAAGTAAATGACAGAGAATGGCATGATCAGGTACTGACATGAGGGGTTCCGCGGCCGCGATAATTGTTGTATGAGTCAGATGTCGCTGTTCAGTCGAAGCGAGACCAGCAGGTTGCGGGATCGGACCCGTGCCCGCAATTATTCAGCGGCCCGCGACGAGTTTCGCCGCGAGCATGAAAGGCACCGTGCGTGGGGCCTGAAACGGCGACACGCCGAGCGTATGCGCCAGATCAGAGAGCGAGAGGCAGCGTCCTCGGCGGTCTCTGGCCCCGCGTCACGCTCCGACCCCGCCTTGCCCGCTTGCCCCGCGCCAACCTCGGCACCCGAACCAACCTCGGCCCTCGCGCCGAATCCGGGCCTTGCCCCAGGCCTGGGCCCTGCGCCGGAGCTGGGCCCTGCGCCGGGTTTGGGCCGTGAGCCGGACTTGGGCCTCGAGCCAGGTCTGAGCCCTGCGCCGGGCCTGGGCCGTGAGCCGGGTTTGGGCCGTGAGCCGGACTTGGGCCTCGAGCCAGGTCTGAGCCCTGCGCCGGAGCTGGGCCGTGAGCCGGACCTGGACCTCGAGCCGGACCTGGGGCCCGCGCCAGAGCTGGGCCCTGCGCAAGTATCGGGCGGTGCGCCACTTTCGCGGCCTTCGCGGGGTTTGGCTGCCACGCCACATTCGCAGCCTGCGGAAGCCTTTGGCCTGGCCTCAGCTCGGGGCCGAGGCCCGTGAGGGAGTGGTGGGCGCTCGGCCGAGATGCCGTGCGCCGAGTGGGTGAGACGGGGGCGAGGGTGAGCCAGGCGCGGGTGAGTCGGGCTGCCGGACTGCCTAGGTGGGCTGGCCCGCCCGCGTCGAGTGGCTCGTCGCGCGGCGGACTCCAGGGTCCGGGTGGGCCGGGCTGCTGAACTGCCCGGGTGGGCCGGAGCGCCCGGGGTGCGGGTGGGCCGGGGTGCCGGGGTAGGCCGGAGCGCCCGGGGTGCAGGTGTGCCGGGGTGCCGGGGTGGGCCGGGGGTGCCGGGGCGCCCGGGGTGCAGGTGTGCCGGGGTGCCGGGGCGCCCGGGGTGCCGGGGTGGGCCGGAGCGCCCGGGGTGCGGGGGTGCCGGGGTGGGCTGGAGTGCTGGGGCGGGTGAGCCCGGCCGGAGTGTGGGTGGGCCGGGGTATGTGGTGGGGGTGTTCGCAGCGTGATGGCGGAGAATCGGGCGCATGTACTTGATCAGGGAGCGGTTCTTCGCCATCGGTGACGACTTCGACGTGCTCGACGAGGACGGCAACAAGGTTTTTCGCGTCGACGGTAAGGCGTTTAGCCTCCGGGACAAGCTGGTCATCGAGGATCGGAACGGGGACGAGGTGGCGACCGTGCACCGCCATCTGATCGCCCTCCGGCCGACCTACGAGGTGCGGATCGGTGGGGAGGAGGCGGCCGAGGTCCGGAAGAACCTGTTCACGCCGTTCCGCGACAAGTTCACCATCGACGTGCCCGGCGACGACGACCTGGTGATGAAGGGCGACCTGCTGGATCACGAGTACGTGATCGAGCAGGACGGGGACGAGGTCGCCGCGGTCTCGAAGCGCTGGCTGACGGTTCGGGACACCTACGCCGTACAGATCAAATCGGGGGTTGATCCGCTTTTGATCCTCTGCAGTGTGCTCGCGCTGGACCTGGCCATGGACCGGGAGGCCGAGAAGAAGGACAAGGAGCAGCGCAAGGACGAGGACTGAGGCGCGGGTCTCAGAAATCCTCCGGCGCGGAATCGGCAACATCGCCGCAGACCGGTCGATGGGGTGGCAACTCAGCAATCGGGAGGGTCTCATGCTCGCCGAGCACTCCATCGCTCACCCCGTCGACTGGTGGCGGCAGTTCGAGACCGCGACCGAGCGCTTCGACGAGGCGATCCTCACGACCGGTATGACCGAGTTGCTGCTGCCGAAGATCACTTCGCAGTTGTTGCAGCGGGAAGCGGACATCGCCGCCGACATCACCATCCTGTACCGGAACCGGCCCGCCAGTGAGGGACTGCAGGATCGCTACAACGGCGCCCGGAGCCGGCTGCGGGAGACGA encodes:
- a CDS encoding LURP-one-related/scramblase family protein, with protein sequence MYLIRERFFAIGDDFDVLDEDGNKVFRVDGKAFSLRDKLVIEDRNGDEVATVHRHLIALRPTYEVRIGGEEAAEVRKNLFTPFRDKFTIDVPGDDDLVMKGDLLDHEYVIEQDGDEVAAVSKRWLTVRDTYAVQIKSGVDPLLILCSVLALDLAMDREAEKKDKEQRKDED